The Candidatus Coatesbacteria bacterium genome segment GGTTGGAGGCCGACGAACTCAGCGCTTTCGTCGCCCAGCGGGAGGCCGTCGAGGCCGCCTTCACCATGGCGCGGCGTCGGCTCGAAGAAGGCGCTCTGGCCCTGGCCCGAGCCATCCTGGCCTCCCGGGGCGAGGATTCGTAAAACCCAGTTAAGCCGACTCAGGCAAACTCGGCGGCTGAACGTCCACCAGCACCGGCCGCCGGAGTGACTCCCCTGGACACGGGCCCGATTTTTTACATACGTCGATTAAGCGCCGCCGGAACCGGCACGGTTTTTGCACCGTCAGCGACGCTTGATCGTCCGGCAAGCGTCGCTTCCGCAAAAACCGTGCCGGTTCCGGCGGCAGCGGCGCGCAGGCGCCGGTATTCTCGCCGGCGGCCGTCCCGGGTCGCTGTCCGACTGCTTGGTTGATCGAAAGGGGTCAGTGTGCGCTATCGTCTCAACAAGGTGGGTCCCGGGGGGTATTTCCGCCTGGCTTTCTTCATCGGCTGGGTGGTTTGGGCCGTTCTGCTGCTGGTGGTTTTTGTTTTCTACCTTTTCGACACCGCCGTCCACGGTTATTCGCTGCACCAGTTCCTGGAGATGCTCCTGGGCACGATCATCGGTCCGCCGTTGTTGTCGCTGATCACGGCGGGTCTGGGCCTGGTCGTCGTCCGGATGTACAACCGGCTGGCCCGCAAGCGGCCGCTGGTGCTGGAGTTGGACCTGGTCGAGGAAGAGGCGGACGCTAGCGAAGGGGAGTAGCGGTTGCGGATCGTGCTCTACTACCATTCGGTGATGCCGGTCAGCAAGTACGGCGGCTCCCAGCGCGTGGTGATGTGGCTGGGCCGCGGCTTGGCCGAGCTGGGCCACCACGTCTACCTGATGAGCTTTCCGGGTTCCCGGGCCGATTTCGCCGAGTGTATCTGGGTCAGCAATCAGCGCGACCTGGTGCGCAAGCTGCCCGCCGACGCCGAAGTTGTCCACCTGCGTTCCAATCCCGAGCTCGAGTTCCCGCGCCCCGTGTTGGTAACCATCGGCGGTAACTACTCCGACGGCCGCCGCTTCCACCCCGACACCGTCTTCCTCTCCCGCTCCCACGCCCGCCGCCATTACGCCCGCCGCTTCGTCTACAACGGCCTGGACCCGACGGACTACGAGTTCCGCCCTGCTCCCGCGGGCTACCTGCTGTTTTTATCCAAGGTGCGCTGGAAGGTCAAGGGCGTCCACTGGGCCCTCGAGGTGGCCCGCCGCACCGGGTTGCCCCTGATCGTCGCCGGGGGTTGGCGGCCGACGCTGCGGCGCAACGTCCGCTTCGTGGGCATGGTGGGCGACGAGCGCAAGCGTGAGCTGTTGGCCGGCGCCCGGGCCCTGATCTTTCCCACCCTCTGGCCCGAGCCCTTCGGCAACGTCGTCACCGAGGCCCTGGCCGCCGGCACCCCGGTGATCACCACCAACAACGGCGCCATGCCCGAGCTGGTCACCGAAGAGGTCGGCTTCCGCTGCGATTCCGTCGAGGAGATGGTGGCCGCCGTCGGCCGCCTGGACGAGATCGCCCCCCGCGCCTGCCGCCGCCGCGTCGAGGAGCATTTCAACCACCGCCGCCTGGCCGCGGATTATCTGGAACTGTACCGGTTGCTGCTGGAACGGGGGACGATCCTCGAGCCGGGTGAGGAACCGCCCCGGGCCCCCGTCGACGGACTGCGCTGGTGATTGGTGAGCCGATGGAAACCGCCGTCTGGAGCCTCGTCGGACTGATCGTCTTCGTCTACCTGGGCTATCCCCTGCTGATCGCCCTCATCGGCCTGCTGCGCGACTACCGCCCGCCGACGCGCAGCGCCGACCCGCCCACCCTGGCCCTGTTGATCCCGGCCCACAACGAGGCCGCCGTCATCGCCGACAAGCTGGCTAACTGCCGGGAGCTGGACTACCCGGCGGAACGCATCGAGGTGATCGTCATCAGCGACGGCTCGACGGACGGCA includes the following:
- a CDS encoding glycosyltransferase yields the protein MRIVLYYHSVMPVSKYGGSQRVVMWLGRGLAELGHHVYLMSFPGSRADFAECIWVSNQRDLVRKLPADAEVVHLRSNPELEFPRPVLVTIGGNYSDGRRFHPDTVFLSRSHARRHYARRFVYNGLDPTDYEFRPAPAGYLLFLSKVRWKVKGVHWALEVARRTGLPLIVAGGWRPTLRRNVRFVGMVGDERKRELLAGARALIFPTLWPEPFGNVVTEALAAGTPVITTNNGAMPELVTEEVGFRCDSVEEMVAAVGRLDEIAPRACRRRVEEHFNHRRLAADYLELYRLLLERGTILEPGEEPPRAPVDGLRW